From the Desulfovibrionales bacterium genome, the window AAAATAGTAAAGGAAATAAAGCTGTACGATCAGCGCCCTTGGCACCTTTAGCCTTTCCAGGGCCAGGCAGATGCCCGGAAAAGAGGTCGTGGCTATGAGAATTAACGCGGCGGAAACCGTTAACATGAATCGGATCAGGATAGAGGCGAAGGAAATCCAACCCCCACTGACAGGCACACCGCCCAGGTACAGCTCAATCTGTTGGTCGAACAGGGGGTTAAAGGCCCCCACCAGGACGGCAAACGGAGAGACAGCGACTATCTTTTTAAGTAATAGCCCCACGGGCAGAGCAGCCCGGGATATGAGGATAACCGGAAAAACAAGAAGAGGGGCCAGGCCCGTCAGTTCATACTTGGAGAAAGAAACCACGGTCAGTATAAAAATCGCTGTAGTCAGCAGCTTGACGCGGGGATCAAGCCGATGGATAGCGGTATCCTGGTAAGACAGGGTGTCGAGGTATTTAATATCAAAGTATGCGCTATCAAAAGAGGCCACGTCGATTCAGGAACCAGGCCTTGGGGCCAAATCCCTTAAGGCTCCTATCTATCTCTTTTTTCTGAGGGCAAAGCCGATGAGCAGGGCCAGGCCGGCCGTGAGCGCCGCTCCCACCACACCGGATACGGAGGTGCCGGCGCTGACCGCGGGCCATGGTTCCGGCTTATAAGTTTCGGGTATCGCATTCTCCGGCGAAGATGGTTCCTTAAAGCCATAATCAGGGAGAAAGGCAGACTTTTCCTGGAAACCACCCAGGATGCGGCCAAGGTTATGGGCAGATTCGGGCAGTTCCGCCTTCCCATAGACCTTTGCTATGGACCATTCCAGGCCATCCGGAAAACTGGATGCAAACCAGGAAAGTATGCTCCCGGTTAATAAGGCCAGAATCGCCAGGGAAGCCAGTATATTTCGTATGGGAAGCCCGCTCAGCGGCCTTGATTTCGCGGCTCCCTCCAATATCTCAGGCCGCATCTGTCTTACAAAATTTACTATACCGGCCGTTATGAATCCCTCGACTACGC encodes:
- the cbiQ gene encoding cobalt ECF transporter T component CbiQ, which encodes MASFDSAYFDIKYLDTLSYQDTAIHRLDPRVKLLTTAIFILTVVSFSKYELTGLAPLLVFPVILISRAALPVGLLLKKIVAVSPFAVLVGAFNPLFDQQIELYLGGVPVSGGWISFASILIRFMLTVSAALILIATTSFPGICLALERLKVPRALIVQLYFLYYFIFVLMDEALRMVRARNMRAFDGRGTGLRVYVHLLGALFLRAVDRAERVHQAMFSRAFNGRFYAARRSGITCQDGIFFLAWTAFFVLCRWCNISEIIGQAALRVVHMI